Below is a genomic region from Pectobacterium polaris.
AGAAACATAAAGTGTCATCTATTCTGTTTCGTCCGTCCAAACGTCCTCATATCCTGCTCGATCGATAATGAATTTCGTCCCTTCGGGTAAAAAGAGATATGGTACGACTTCAGGCAACGTGTCCTCTAAGTGACTGGTGTGAAGGGCCTGATAAAATCCGCTCTCGGATGAATGTTCGCCACAGTGTATAAACCAGCTTATCGTGCCGTTTTCTGGCAATGCGATCCGGGTTCCGTAAATGGGCGAGCTTTGTAAGGTATCTAAAGCAATTGCGACCATGTCTTCTGGCGGATGCTGTGGTAATTGGTACTTATCGCAGGTCTGTTTCTGTCGCGCATTGGGTAGGGTTCGAGCTGCGTTTTGCATGGTTAAGTCCGCTGTCGCTTTTCGTGCATGTCGGGATGCTCGAGATACGTTATTTCAGCTGAGGGGGCTAGCCGTGGGCACCTAGCTATCCAGCCACCAATTTAAAAGCGTTTCGTCTTCATCGTCATCGATATTCTTATAAATGTTCGCGAAGTACCATTGAACGCCTGTTTTTTCGCGAAAGGCGTCGAAAACGTCAGCAATTTTATCCATCCCATTCCTGGCTGGAACGGCCAATGTCAAATTTCCCTTAAATACGCCGTCTAACGTTCCATTCAGCTGCTTGGCTACGTCGTTTTCTAAACTGGCGATGTCTTCAGAGGGAAGCTCATCGGCATAAATATGAATGCAAAAATTGCCGCCTCTTTTTAAGACTTCCGGGTGTGCATGCTTATCTTTAATTCGGAAGATATCTCCACGCGCCAGGTTTAATGCAAGGCCGGGAGAAGACAGCAATTCGTAAGTGTCCTTCTCGATTTCTCGGACAGGCAACTCTTCAAACACGGGCTTATTGCCATGTGCGACATAGACATTAACTAACATAGGCTGGGTAATTACCAATATTTGAGTCAGTGAAGTAAAACGATGTCCCGATGTTAGCCCAAAATACGCTGGCGTATCTTGTTTTCCGTGGTTTTTTACGTACCGCAGGCTGCTGCTATGACCGGGAGAGGTTTGTTGGCGTGCCGGTAAATATTTCTCGAAGTGATGCTTCAATGTCGTCAATGGCTGCCAACTGAGGCGATATGTCTATCTCAAGCGTTTTTATCTTTTTGCACCAGTTCGTGGTGTCGGAATAGGTAAAGATTATTTTTTCTTCCGTAATCGAAACATCATCAATCCCACCATATCCGGCCATGCCTGGATCGCCTATCTCAACATAGTAGGTATCCTGACCCAGTTCTTCATCTTGCTCGTCAGGATCTTCAGCCCGTTGCAGAATAAGAAAGCTCTGCGGGTCATCTTCACTATCGGCAAATCCAACTGTCAAAACGTCCTCTTCAAAGGATGAATGGTAATAGGTTGCTGGAAATTTAACGCTCATGATTTTCTCCTACTGTTTTGTCCGTGAAATCTCGCTACTCGTACCGTACGACTTTCATCACGCGAAAGACGTTCGAACAAGGCTGGCGACAATTTTCTTTTACTCGCAACACATGCCCGTGTTATTTCATCAAACGAGCATAAAGTCTCGAGGATCTCCAACGGCACCGTTTTATTATGTGCCACCCACTTTCCATAACCTGGATATTTTTTAAGAACGTCGAACCAGACATCTAAGGGGGCTTCTTCCATGGCCGACTTATCATACTCACTTTTATGTCACTACGATAATGGCGGGCAGCTTGCCGAGATAACGTCAGGTGATTCATCCGTTTGGCGGAAAAAGTAAGCCATTTTAAATGGGCTGTTGCTATCGATAATGAAGACGAGAAATGCTGATGTACGATGAATTGATTTTTACCCATGAATCCCATGCGCCTCATGATGCCTATGTCGGCGGCGGGGCTTATTTGCCCAGTGATATATCCTGGCCATTCTCTGCTGATGGAGTCTCCCTCACCCATCTGGCATCTTTTCCCGGAGCGTGGTTTTCACCGTCATTCGTCCCGAAGCACTATTGGATATCTGTATTTATCCCCTACTTGCCGGGGGAAGTTTTTCATTACCGCAAGCTTCGTGTGATTGATGGTAATTCTGAGGCGATTGTATTGGGCTATATTCGATCTGAAGAAGAGCGAAACGAAGCTTCTAATCCAATTATCGATCGCGGAAGCATCCATATATCAAGAGGTGCTGATTCAGATGATGAAGAAAATTTAGCCTCCAAATTGGACGGCGTTGATGCCTGGTTACAAGGGCCTATCACACCAAATACAGGGCGGAGAAGAATCTCCATTTATGGGGGAGATTTAGATGTAGCGCTACCCTGTTATAAAGGAATACTTTCAGATGGCATGGGCTATCTCTTTTTAGATGAGCGTTTCTGGGATAAAACAGCAAATGTGTGTGGCAGATTTTTTCTACAACTTGGCTAACGCCCTGACCAAAATACGAGACGTTTTAATAAGCGAGGAACGATGGGCAGAATACGTGTCATTGGCACATCGATAGAGGCGATTCAAGCCGCAGAACGTGATCTAGGCCGTAAGTTACCTCTCTCTTTTTCGGACTGGCTTCTGGTGAATAATGGAAGAGCGCTTGGAGCATTAACGATATTCCCGGTATTTGATTCTCGCGACCCGAGAAAAACATGGGAATCAATCGTTCGTCATTTTAAAGAGGGCTGGCAGGCGTGGCTGAGCAATTTTTCCGATACAACGCAGGATTTTTCGACCCTTCTGCCTTTTGCGGAGTGTGGTACGGGAGATTATTACTGTTTTGATTACGCTGTATTAGGGAAAGCACGAGAGCCGATTATTGTTTTATGGTCACATGAAACGGGAGAAGCAACCCAGCAGGCAGATAATTTTGGCGCGTTTCTGACGATGTCAGAGCGGATTGGGTAATGTGTTGAGGCGAAATCCTTTTATAGTTAGGTTCTCGCCTTTTTTTACATTCAGGGTGTGAATCAAAAGTGATATCTCGGAGTGGGGAGAAAACCGTATAAAATAGTAAACAGGTTAACTGTGTTTTAAACGAAAAGCCTCGCTCAGTTCTACTTCGTCTTCGGTATCCCCATCTTCAAAGCATTTGAAAGGTTTCCCGCTGAGTGTTTCTCGCATGAGTGCGTACAAATCGACAGATTTAACGTTAACCTGTAGCCACAGTGAGCCATCGTATTCATCGATCAGACGGATGTCGTACTCAGCGCTATTGGCTAGGGATTTGTCTTTCAAATAGACATCACCGTTTTCGGCACGAATGCAGGCCTCACTGAGTTTAATCGTGCTGATGACCTGTTGGGCAATCGAGGCATCATCAAAGACTAATTTGTACTCATAGCTCATGTTCTAATTGACCTGTTCACTAATTTTCAACTGCTTCACTCGAACCACATCTCAATATTTTTCGAGTATCGAAAATCCGCCCGATTAACATCAATGGCCATTCCTCGCTAACGTTCGGTCATTCATATTGTTCAAGCTCTTCTTTAATGGCGTGCAGTAAGGCTGTGGGGGGAATGAAAAAACCGTGTTCACTTGGCGTGAGGAAAATTTGACATATTTTACCGTCGTTCTGCATTCCAAGGAGCCAATGTGATAGAAATGCGTTTAGCTCAATCGCTTTTGCTGTGAATCCTGCCCATTCACCATGAGCGCACAGTGTGGCGAAGTTTTCCTCAGGCCAGAAGGGAATAGCTACTTTTTGACCGGATGTCGCCGTTGCCCACCCCTCATTAAATAATCCCCAGACAATTTCAAAATCAGTAATCTTACGGATAAAGTAATCACACCTTTCTTGCGAGTCTAAACGATAAATATTTTCAATTTTTTTAGGGTGTGCTCTCATCATTCTTTAAATAATATCCTCATCGGAATGCCACTACGTTGTCCCACAGAACGATGTTTTCAGCGAAAATCCTGTCTGTTCTCAGAGCGGTCAGTTCGTTCACATAAAGTGGATCATTTTTTATCTTTTCTTCGTCATCATCACTCAACATGACCGCTTTCCCTTCTTTCTCGTTGAGTAAAAATTGTTGAGCCGCTATGTAGTCATAAGCGTCAATAATTGATGACTCTGCTGCCTCTAAGCTTGCCTTTCCCTCGGAGAAAAACATCAGGAAATCAGAAAAGGCGTACAGATACAGATTTTTTAAAATCTCTTCGCTATTCGCACCCTGTTCATCCACCACGGTAGCATCGATAGCCTCAAGCGCTGGGGTGATGTTTATGTCTTGCGTCTCTGAGGCAAGGTAGCCCCAGAGATCGTCCGTAAGTACAACAACTTCTTTCGGTAAAGTCATGTCCATCGATTGAAGGACATCGGCCAATCTGTCAAACGCTTTTAATCGTACGAAGAAAGCGCCTTTTTCTGCATTTCCCATTACTAATCCTTATTTTTTGGGTGTTTAACCGATGAAATTGGATTCACACCATGATTAATAATGGCGTCTTTACAAGGGCAGGATATAGGGAGGAATACAGTAATATCAACGACTCAACGTATTTTTTCCGCTAGCTGATTGACGCTATTGTCACCGCGTTCGGTACTCGCTTTGATGGCACCGAACGCGATGATAAGACGCTTACGCGGCCATTCCTAATCCGACAATGTTCGCCGCCAGAATAATGACCACGCAGCCGAGAATCAGCATACGCACCGGTTTCTGGCCAACAGCTTTCCACTCCTTAAACAGTAGGCCGACGATGCCGCCACACAGTACGTAGAAACTCATGTGCAACATCCAACTGATATAGGTGTAATCCGCCGGAATATTGGCGTGTCCCCAGGCATAAAAGAAGAACTGCAAATACCACATGACGCCGCCCAGAATGGCGAAGAGTGCGTTGGCAATCAGTAACGGTTTGGCCTGTGCCAGATCGGCTTTTAATGAAATCCCCTTGCAGGTCGCCAGACGGATGAAACAGAAGCCCAGATTGACGATGGCACCGCCGCCCATAATCACCACGTAGCTGGGAAGTGCTACATACAGTGCATTGATCCCCAGTGTTTGTGCTGCGGTGTGCATGGGTTTCGCGGCATCCATCGCAAAGGACATGCCTGCGGAGAAGATGCCGCACATCACGGCCAGAATCAGCCCTTTTTTCAGGTTGAATTCCTCGGCACGAATACCGAGCGCACGCTCTTTCAGTAAACCGGCATAGCTGACAATGGCGACGCCAATGACTGCGACCAGCACGCCCAGTAGCGTCATTTGGCCGCCCGCCGAGCCAAATAGAATGGAGAACTTGCCTTGCAGGACGGGCGTCATCAGCGTGCCGATAATCAGCGTCACGCCGATGGCGATACCAATGCCCATCGACATGCCAAGATAACGCATCGTCAGGCCGTAGTTGATATTGCCGATCCCCCACATCGCGCCGAAGAGAAAGACGGGGAGTAGGGTCGCCATATCGAACGAAGCGTAATAACGCCAGAAATCAGGAAGTAGCCACCAACTGATGCTCCAGGGCAGGATAATCCACGAGAAAAATCCGCCCAGTGACCACATGGTTTCCCACGACCAGTTTTTGACCTGCTTAAACGGCGCATAGAAGCAGGCCGCGCTGGCCGCACCGATGAAGTGCCAGAAAATACCAAGCAAAATAGGATTGCTCATGCGTAACCCCTTGTTTTATTTTGTGGTAAGCCTGTATTCGGCTCTGAATGTAGAGTGCAGTGTATGATTGTTGCCAGACCTGCTGGCGCTAGACAGTGTAGGAAGGTGAAAAAGGGTGAGCCTTCAGATGCGTGCCACGAGCAGCGGGAGGACGGCATCGGTTTGAAGGTGAGGGCCGGTCCGATCACAAAACACGGAAATCCTCGCTGAGAGCAAGACAGGGCAGAGCTTCTGTAAATGGTGCGTTCTGCTCAAGAATTGATTAACACCACAGCAGGACTTTTCGCTATTATTTCCCTCTTTTCCACCTGCATATAGTGAGTTATGGAACGTTTTATTGAGAATCTGATGTACTCATCACGCTGGCTGCTTGCCCCTGTTTACCTTGGGCTATCGCTGGGATTACTGGCGCTGGCGATCAAATTTTTCCAGGAAGTGTTCCACGTCCTGCCCAATATCCTGGATATCGCTGAAGCTGATTTGGTGCTGGTGCTGCTGTCACTGATCGATATGACGCTGGTCGGTGGATTGCTGGTGATGGTGATGCTGTCCGGTTACGAAAACTTTGTTTCGGCATTGGATATCACCGAAGGCAGAGAAAAACTGAGCTGGCTTGGTAAGATGGACTCCGGCTCGCTGAAAAATAAAGTTGCCGCCTCGATTGTCGCTATCTCGTCGATCCACCTGCTGCGCGTGTTCATGGATGCCCGTAATATCCCGGATAACAAGCTGATGTGGTACGTGATTATCCATTTGACGTTTGTGCTGTCTGCACTTGTCATGGGGTATCTGGATCGCATGTCGCGTTACGAAAAAAGCAAAACGGCATAACGAACGCCGCACGGTTTGCGTAGCCAGATGAAAGAACAGATCCTATTGTTAACGAAGTGATTTTATCAATACGCTTTGTTTAACGGAGGATATTATGCTGCAAACCGATCAAATTAACCGCCGTGTGGTTCTGGCTCAGCGCCCGCACGGCGCGCCAACACAAGAGACCTTCCGTCTGGAACAGCAGCCTGTCCCACAGGTCGATTCAGGACATATCCTGCTACGTACGGTTTTCCTCTCCCTTGACCCTTATATGCGTGGCCGCATGAGCGACGCCCCTTCTTATGCTAAAGCCGTCGAACTGAATGACGTGATGGTCGGCGGGACAATCAGCCGCGTGGTGGCGTCAAAACACCCGGATTATCAGACCGGTGATTGGGTGCTGTCCTTCAGCGGCTGGCAGGATTATGCGATTTCCGACGGGAAAGGCTTAACGAATCTGGGTCAGTCGCCGACGAATCCTTCCTACGCGCTGGGCGTGCTGGGTATGCCGGGCTTTACCGCGTATATGGGGCTAACGGATATCGGCCAGCCTAAAGCGGGTGAAACGCTGGTGGTGGCTGCCGCGACCGGCCCGGTCGGCGCGACGGTTGGGCAGCTCGGTAAATTGAAAGGCTGTCGGGTTGTTGGCGTGGCGGGGGGCGCAGAGAAATGTCGCTATGCGGTTGAAGTGCTGGGATTTGATGCTTGCCTCGACCACCGGGCGGATGATTTTGCAGAACAGCTGAAACAAGCCTGCCCACAGGGAATCGATATCTACTTTGAAAACGTCGGCGGGAAAGTCTTTGACGCCGTGCTGCCGCTGCTGAATACCTCGGCGCGTATTCCGGTGTGCGGATTAGTCTCCGGCTACAATGCGACAGGGCTGCCGGATGGGCCGGATCGTTTACCGCTGCTGATGGGGACGATCCTGAAGAAACGTATTCGGATGCAGGGATTCATTATCTTTGATGATTATGGTCATCGCTTCGATGAGTTCTGGAAGGACGTTTCGCCGTGGGTGGCGGAAGGTAAGATCAAATATCGGGAAGAGATCGTCGACGGGCTGGAAAACGCTCCTGAAGCCTTTATCGGCCTGCTGCACGGTCGCAACTTCGGTAAATTAGTGGTCAGAGTCGGACCCGACGCCTGATACACCAGACTCGCCGCTGCGTCTGCGAGTTTTGCACTCGACAGAGTATGTTACCAGTACGGGCAGATAGTCACACGTGTATAGAAACTGCCTGAGTAATACATGAGAATAACAAGGTAAGTAATTATTCTTGGCGGTGTTCGTTTAACCAAAAGAAAAGGGATAGACAAAGGGATGATAATAAAATTTGAAAAACTATCAGCATAGCTTCTCGGGTTTTCACAAAAATTGTTAAGTGAGCTGTCACCAAATAGTCACTCAGACTCGATTGATGAAAAGATATTAATTAAGAAAAAACACAAGATCGAATAAGCGTAAAAATAGACGTTATAGGTATAGTTTTTTTTCAGCATTTTGTTAGATCTTGTTTAGTCAACTATTGAACAAACACTAATGCGTGTATAGAAACGGTATGAGTGACATCAGGATAGCAAGATAGGTGACGATTCTAAGCGGAGTTCTTCTAACCAGAAGAAAAGGTATAGATAAAGGAAAGATAATAATACTTAAGAAACCATCTGCATCGGATTTTGGCACTTCACAGAAGTTTGCAACTGAGTCGCCATCTATCATCCATTCATATTCGATGGTAGAAAAAGCGTTGATTAGAAAAAAGCATAAGGCGGAATAGGCATAAAAATAGATGTTGTAGATATAGCTATTTTTTCTTAACATTTTTTTAATTGCCTGATTTTATATCTCTTATAATGGCTATTAGGAAAGTATAATTATTTTTTCTCAAATGAAATGATAATGATTTTCCTTTCATTATCTTGTATTAAATTAACTATCTCATCTCCTTTTTTCCAAATTTCCCCGTCCTTAATCCAAAACATATCTTCATGTTTTTTAAATCCCAGTTTATTGAGGTAATCGATTAGTTCTGATTTTTTTTCAAGGTTAACATTTGAAAAAAAAACACTGTTAGTTAACCCAGATGTACCATCTGGGGAATCATATTCAATCGAGTAGTTTTTTGAAATAAAAGGCATTTCCTTTACTTCTTTAAAAGTGAGTAAATGATACTTTATATAGTCACTTTTTGTATAAGAATAACTTGCATTAACGAACAAGTACGGCAGCAGTAGAGTAAACCCTATGCAAGTAATGAAAAATACAATGATTTTAATAATATTATTCGATTTGAATAGTGACACGGCTTTCTACTCCGATATTATACCCGGTCTTATCGTTAAGATGTGTTAACATATCACTCTTTTCAATATTATTTATAGGTGATACAGATTTCATAAATTCAGGAAGAACAGAGTAATAAGGTCTGGCATTATTTGGATATTTCTCTGGGTGTGGGAAAAGTAAGGGTCTAAACTCTTTGTTTTTATATTGTCCTATAGGGCCATAGTAATCCCATCTTGTAAATGTGTCGGCTTGACTAGCAACCCTGAGTTGAAGTAAATAATTGATGTTATCTACTGCCCGATAAAATCCGAGTAGATTAGATACTAAATCTTCACCACTATATCCACTATCACTGTACCAACTGAATAGCGGCGAACCTTGATAGGATTCGAATAGATGGCTTGTATACATAATAATAGTGAGAGCAACTCTTTTTTTATCATGTGAAGATAGCCCTTTCCTTATTTTCCATCTTGTGGTTTTTGATGTTCCGTATTTGAATCCTTTTCCCATGTACTGTGAGTATATGACAACAAAATGGTCTTCTATTCTCTCTTCACCTGAATTTATTGCAGCCATTAATGCCCTAGCATCATTTCCTTTGGCATGAGCTAAGTCTACCCATCCTAGTACCTCAGTGTACACTAATGTTCCTTTTTCTATATCACTTCTTTTGCTCATAAAAAACCTATAATTTACTGTAAAGTTAACTAGGTAGTTTTTTGTGACAATTCAGTACATATTTTCAGTTAATATGCTGTATCCCGATGTACCTGCAATATTGTGTTGGCAGGTAATGCTTTCATAGCGCAGGCTTAGGATTTCAAATGGCTGCATATCGCTATGTGTCAATGAATTGGGATTCTGATTAGAGAGATTGACAATAGAGGCATCCCTTAATGTGATTGTCATGTAGTTCTCTTGCGTCCCGCTGGCGGAGGTACGGTAATACCTCAATTCAACTTCCATTAGCTCATTGTTGGCGATGCTGGTTAGCAAGAGTGGTGTGGATTTATCAACGACTTTGGTTACGGAAAAGGGATGATGATTGACGTGTCGATCTCTTGATAATTCGTAATTCGTTGCATAAACAAAAATTTCATCCTCGTGACCAGAAATATGTTTATTTCCTACAGAATCGATACTTAAACACCCTTCAGAGATCAGTCCCTGAATTTTTCCGGTGATCTTCATGAAAATAGAATTAGCCATTCGTGTAACTCCCTGTTAAACAATCCTTGTTGGGAAAGTTATAACGTAAATCTTGATTGAACAAAAGAAGAACTCGACTATTTAATAAGAAATATGATTCCTATCAGAAAGATGTCCTTTCCAAAATTCTATAATTGATTGTTTTTAATGGTAATTAACTGTGAATGGTAGGTTTTTTATTACTCTGCTAATTATGTTTTTATGGTGAATTTGTTATATAAATAAAAACAGATTAGTCGCTTAAATAACAAGGGGGATGGCTGAGGAAATTAGTGTTTTAATTAAGAAGGAAGCGTTATTGATAACTCGCCGCTTAAGCGGCGAGCTTTATGATCTATTCTGGTTTTATTATTTCCCGACGCTAAGCCAGTCTGGCAGATCGTGTAATCCCATTGCCTGACGTACCAGCGTGGGTTTAATGCCGGGCAGTTTATCCGCCAGCACCAGACCGACATCGCGCAGCAGCTTTTTCGCCGGGTTATCGCCGTCAAACAGTTCTCGGAATCCCTGCATACTGGCGAGCATCACCGCGGCGCTGTGTTTGCGGCGGCGTTCATAGCGTCGCAGATAAAGGTGTTGGCCGATGTCTTTGCCCTGCGCCTGTAAGCGCTTCACTTCCGCAATCAGTTCGGCGACATCCATGAAGCCCAGGTTGACGCCTTGCCCCGCCAGCGGATGAATGG
It encodes:
- a CDS encoding immunity protein Imm33 domain-containing protein, with the protein product MQNAARTLPNARQKQTCDKYQLPQHPPEDMVAIALDTLQSSPIYGTRIALPENGTISWFIHCGEHSSESGFYQALHTSHLEDTLPEVVPYLFLPEGTKFIIDRAGYEDVWTDETE
- a CDS encoding DUF4265 domain-containing protein; amino-acid sequence: MFEELPVREIEKDTYELLSSPGLALNLARGDIFRIKDKHAHPEVLKRGGNFCIHIYADELPSEDIASLENDVAKQLNGTLDGVFKGNLTLAVPARNGMDKIADVFDAFREKTGVQWYFANIYKNIDDDEDETLLNWWLDS
- a CDS encoding Imm10 family immunity protein; this encodes MSVKFPATYYHSSFEEDVLTVGFADSEDDPQSFLILQRAEDPDEQDEELGQDTYYVEIGDPGMAGYGGIDDVSITEEKIIFTYSDTTNWCKKIKTLEIDISPQLAAIDDIEASLREIFTGTPTNLSRS
- a CDS encoding SMI1/KNR4 family protein; translated protein: MGRIRVIGTSIEAIQAAERDLGRKLPLSFSDWLLVNNGRALGALTIFPVFDSRDPRKTWESIVRHFKEGWQAWLSNFSDTTQDFSTLLPFAECGTGDYYCFDYAVLGKAREPIIVLWSHETGEATQQADNFGAFLTMSERIG
- a CDS encoding DUF2750 domain-containing protein, with the protein product MMRAHPKKIENIYRLDSQERCDYFIRKITDFEIVWGLFNEGWATATSGQKVAIPFWPEENFATLCAHGEWAGFTAKAIELNAFLSHWLLGMQNDGKICQIFLTPSEHGFFIPPTALLHAIKEELEQYE
- the rhaT gene encoding L-rhamnose/proton symporter RhaT — its product is MSNPILLGIFWHFIGAASAACFYAPFKQVKNWSWETMWSLGGFFSWIILPWSISWWLLPDFWRYYASFDMATLLPVFLFGAMWGIGNINYGLTMRYLGMSMGIGIAIGVTLIIGTLMTPVLQGKFSILFGSAGGQMTLLGVLVAVIGVAIVSYAGLLKERALGIRAEEFNLKKGLILAVMCGIFSAGMSFAMDAAKPMHTAAQTLGINALYVALPSYVVIMGGGAIVNLGFCFIRLATCKGISLKADLAQAKPLLIANALFAILGGVMWYLQFFFYAWGHANIPADYTYISWMLHMSFYVLCGGIVGLLFKEWKAVGQKPVRMLILGCVVIILAANIVGLGMAA
- a CDS encoding TIGR00645 family protein → MERFIENLMYSSRWLLAPVYLGLSLGLLALAIKFFQEVFHVLPNILDIAEADLVLVLLSLIDMTLVGGLLVMVMLSGYENFVSALDITEGREKLSWLGKMDSGSLKNKVAASIVAISSIHLLRVFMDARNIPDNKLMWYVIIHLTFVLSALVMGYLDRMSRYEKSKTA
- a CDS encoding NADP-dependent oxidoreductase, with the protein product MLQTDQINRRVVLAQRPHGAPTQETFRLEQQPVPQVDSGHILLRTVFLSLDPYMRGRMSDAPSYAKAVELNDVMVGGTISRVVASKHPDYQTGDWVLSFSGWQDYAISDGKGLTNLGQSPTNPSYALGVLGMPGFTAYMGLTDIGQPKAGETLVVAAATGPVGATVGQLGKLKGCRVVGVAGGAEKCRYAVEVLGFDACLDHRADDFAEQLKQACPQGIDIYFENVGGKVFDAVLPLLNTSARIPVCGLVSGYNATGLPDGPDRLPLLMGTILKKRIRMQGFIIFDDYGHRFDEFWKDVSPWVAEGKIKYREEIVDGLENAPEAFIGLLHGRNFGKLVVRVGPDA
- a CDS encoding DUF2645 family protein encodes the protein MLRKNSYIYNIYFYAYSALCFFLINAFSTIEYEWMIDGDSVANFCEVPKSDADGFLSIIIFPLSIPFLLVRRTPLRIVTYLAILMSLIPFLYTH
- a CDS encoding Hcp family type VI secretion system effector; protein product: MANSIFMKITGKIQGLISEGCLSIDSVGNKHISGHEDEIFVYATNYELSRDRHVNHHPFSVTKVVDKSTPLLLTSIANNELMEVELRYYRTSASGTQENYMTITLRDASIVNLSNQNPNSLTHSDMQPFEILSLRYESITCQHNIAGTSGYSILTENMY